A genomic segment from Brevundimonas mediterranea encodes:
- a CDS encoding DUF4844 domain-containing protein, whose amino-acid sequence MTHDNRAELVELRAQNKFQPDLLSGYTGADLPEDVAPLNAAVNNLIDALLAQPDGPVSDGEVRGLVAKAINEVDLFATEDRERAYRYIRQVWNTLGFEGDPLIQPR is encoded by the coding sequence TTGACCCATGACAACCGCGCTGAGCTGGTCGAACTTCGCGCGCAGAACAAATTCCAACCGGACCTGCTGTCTGGCTACACGGGCGCCGATCTGCCTGAGGACGTCGCCCCCCTCAATGCCGCCGTGAATAACCTCATCGACGCGCTTCTTGCTCAACCCGATGGTCCGGTAAGTGACGGCGAGGTTCGAGGACTCGTCGCGAAAGCTATCAACGAAGTTGATCTGTTCGCCACAGAAGACCGCGAGAGGGCTTATCGCTACATAAGGCAGGTATGGAACACATTGGGGTTTGAAGGTGATCCGTTGATCCAGCCGCGCTAG